In a genomic window of Nocardiopsis mwathae:
- a CDS encoding neutral zinc metallopeptidase — protein sequence MPGRRPALYAALTVFVLALTALAWNATTGVPESAGTGEAGAPPYSGSAPGDTGDTGDTGDLRGTPEAGVADARRPAGKAALVANPLYDTGRLSPLPCPAPELDVDDPDSVEGFLNTMADCLDDVWGRQFDRAGIPFHPPRRFFWREPGTSPCRDYPSAAGAFYCRADTGIYIGVTDVVKKWNEAEDGVVYASLIAHEYGHHVQGESGLLEYYHERRGQEDDRDAQNTWTRKSELQANCFAGAFLGSVRVTYPLTDADRATVLEDAKATADRENGPEDERTHGSARNSRYWLEEGLTGQSPGHCNTWAEQDEGLLQ from the coding sequence CTGCCCGGCCGCCGCCCGGCGCTGTACGCGGCGCTCACCGTCTTCGTGCTGGCGCTGACCGCACTCGCGTGGAACGCGACCACCGGCGTGCCCGAGTCGGCCGGGACAGGTGAGGCGGGCGCACCTCCGTACTCCGGCTCGGCCCCGGGAGACACGGGAGACACGGGCGACACGGGCGACCTGCGCGGCACCCCCGAGGCGGGCGTGGCCGACGCGCGGCGCCCGGCGGGGAAGGCGGCCCTGGTCGCCAACCCGCTGTACGACACCGGGCGGCTCTCGCCGCTGCCGTGTCCCGCCCCCGAACTCGACGTCGACGACCCGGACTCCGTGGAGGGCTTCCTCAACACGATGGCCGACTGCCTGGACGACGTGTGGGGCCGTCAGTTCGACCGGGCGGGGATCCCCTTTCACCCGCCGCGGCGGTTCTTCTGGCGCGAGCCGGGCACCAGCCCGTGCCGCGACTACCCGTCGGCCGCCGGGGCGTTCTACTGCCGGGCCGACACCGGTATCTACATCGGTGTGACCGACGTCGTGAAGAAGTGGAACGAGGCCGAGGACGGCGTCGTCTACGCGTCGCTGATCGCCCACGAGTACGGCCACCACGTGCAGGGCGAGTCGGGGCTGCTGGAGTACTACCACGAACGGCGCGGCCAGGAGGATGATCGCGACGCGCAGAACACCTGGACCCGCAAGAGCGAGCTGCAGGCCAACTGCTTCGCCGGGGCGTTCCTCGGCTCTGTGCGGGTCACCTATCCGCTCACCGACGCCGACCGCGCGACGGTCCTGGAGGACGCCAAGGCCACCGCCGACCGCGAGAACGGGCCCGAGGACGAGCGCACCCACGGGTCGGCGAGGAACAGCCGCTACTGGCTGGAGGAGGGGCTGACCGGCCAGAGCCCGGGCCACTGCAACACGTGGGCGGAACAGGACGAGGGACTACTCCAGTAA
- a CDS encoding DUF2516 family protein: MLGSSIGFVWQIIYIAIFVTTLYAFIEALRVPAQAYPAMDKQTKGLWVGILGVGVFISLSAALSAYGFFTFLALVASLIFLLDVRPAVRGIGRNDGPYGPW; encoded by the coding sequence GTGCTCGGCAGTTCGATCGGTTTCGTCTGGCAGATCATCTACATCGCGATCTTCGTCACGACCCTGTACGCGTTCATCGAGGCGCTGCGCGTCCCCGCACAGGCCTACCCCGCGATGGACAAGCAGACCAAGGGCCTGTGGGTGGGGATCCTCGGCGTCGGCGTGTTCATCTCCCTGAGTGCGGCGCTGTCCGCCTACGGCTTCTTCACCTTCCTCGCCCTGGTCGCCTCACTGATCTTCCTGCTCGACGTCCGCCCGGCGGTGCGTGGGATCGGCCGCAACGACGGGCCCTACGGGCCGTGGTAG
- a CDS encoding M56 family metallopeptidase, whose protein sequence is MVSAALLTVIAVGCLIAAARLRHASWPVRGPYVAVIAWQALGLAWGISTIGALLAFGLAPYERGVFGGLISLFHDAASHGLYLSVIAGTTFGSAQIAAIVLAFGLTTLLFCGLVASFVQVLRTRRRHHDLLGLVARDDPEVPGARIVDHPAAAAYCLPGVLRSQVVISAGALRVLGRDELAAVIAHEHAHLRQRHDLVLLPFSSLKRAFPHVKLVETYYSSVALLIEMCADDQAGRERSPKQLAMALVRFGTSGSGQVPAGALAAVADQPEVVARVSRLLNPVGELSRRATAAVLGSASVLMLTTMGLWHLPM, encoded by the coding sequence ATGGTCAGTGCCGCTTTGCTCACCGTCATCGCGGTCGGCTGTCTCATCGCGGCGGCACGCCTCAGACACGCATCGTGGCCCGTCCGCGGCCCCTACGTCGCCGTCATCGCATGGCAGGCGCTGGGGCTGGCCTGGGGCATCTCCACGATCGGCGCGCTGCTCGCGTTCGGTCTCGCCCCCTATGAGCGCGGGGTCTTCGGTGGCCTCATCTCCCTGTTCCACGACGCCGCCTCGCACGGCCTGTACCTGTCCGTGATCGCCGGGACCACCTTCGGCTCCGCGCAGATCGCGGCGATCGTGCTGGCGTTCGGCCTGACCACCCTGCTGTTCTGCGGGCTGGTCGCCTCCTTCGTGCAGGTGCTGCGGACCCGGCGGCGCCACCACGACCTGCTGGGCCTGGTCGCCCGCGACGACCCCGAGGTTCCCGGCGCCCGCATCGTCGACCACCCGGCGGCGGCCGCGTACTGCCTTCCCGGCGTGCTGCGCTCCCAGGTGGTCATCAGCGCCGGCGCGCTGCGCGTGCTGGGCCGCGACGAGCTCGCCGCGGTGATCGCCCACGAGCACGCCCACCTGCGCCAGCGCCACGATCTCGTCCTGCTCCCGTTCTCCTCGCTCAAGCGCGCGTTCCCGCACGTGAAGCTGGTCGAGACCTACTACAGCTCGGTCGCCCTGCTCATCGAGATGTGCGCCGACGACCAGGCCGGCCGGGAGCGCTCGCCCAAGCAGCTGGCGATGGCGCTGGTCCGGTTCGGCACGTCGGGTTCCGGCCAGGTCCCGGCGGGGGCGCTGGCCGCCGTCGCCGACCAGCCCGAGGTCGTCGCCCGTGTCTCGCGCCTGCTCAACCCGGTCGGCGAGCTGTCGCGCCGGGCCACCGCAGCCGTGCTCGGCTCGGCCTCGGTGCTGATGCTCACCACCATGGGGCTGTGGCATCTGCCCATGTGA
- a CDS encoding BlaI/MecI/CopY family transcriptional regulator, producing the protein MNRLGDLERAVMDVLWAQDEPLTVREVGRALADRDLAHTTVMTVLDRLAKKGVVSRDREGRAWRYRPAASRESYVSELMYDALGETGDRDAALAAFVRSMSGDEAEALRRALAEADLDEPRT; encoded by the coding sequence ATGAATCGGCTCGGAGACCTTGAACGCGCGGTGATGGATGTACTGTGGGCACAGGACGAGCCGTTGACAGTGCGTGAAGTGGGTCGGGCCCTCGCCGATCGCGACCTAGCCCACACCACGGTGATGACGGTGCTCGACCGACTCGCCAAGAAGGGCGTCGTCTCCCGCGACAGGGAGGGGCGCGCGTGGCGCTACCGCCCGGCGGCCAGCCGGGAGAGCTACGTCTCGGAGCTGATGTACGACGCGCTTGGCGAGACCGGCGACCGCGACGCCGCCCTGGCGGCCTTCGTGCGGTCCATGAGCGGCGACGAGGCCGAAGCGCTTCGCCGCGCGCTCGCGGAAGCGGATCTCGACGAGCCAAGGACGTAG
- a CDS encoding O-acetyl-ADP-ribose deacetylase, whose protein sequence is MDIELVQGDITEQEVDAVVNAANSSLLGGGGVDGAIHRKGGPEILAECRVLRASSYVNGLPAGQAVATTAGRLPARWVIHTVGPVHSAEEDRSEVLASCFRASLRVAESLGAHSVAFPAISTGAFGWPADDAARIALRTVRDTLTTVDEVRFVLSDTDVYAAFERAATEDHPTDH, encoded by the coding sequence GTGGACATCGAGCTGGTGCAGGGCGACATCACCGAGCAGGAGGTCGACGCGGTCGTGAACGCGGCCAACTCCTCCCTGCTCGGCGGCGGGGGCGTGGACGGCGCCATCCACCGAAAGGGCGGGCCGGAGATCCTCGCCGAGTGCCGGGTGCTGCGCGCCTCCTCATACGTGAACGGGCTCCCGGCCGGACAGGCCGTGGCGACGACGGCCGGGCGGCTGCCGGCCCGGTGGGTCATCCACACCGTCGGGCCCGTCCACAGCGCCGAGGAGGACAGATCCGAGGTGCTCGCCTCCTGCTTCCGCGCGTCGCTGCGGGTCGCCGAGTCGCTCGGAGCGCACAGCGTCGCCTTCCCCGCGATCTCCACCGGCGCCTTCGGCTGGCCCGCCGACGACGCCGCCCGCATCGCCCTGCGCACCGTCCGCGACACGCTGACCACCGTGGACGAGGTACGTTTCGTTCTCTCCGACACCGACGTCTACGCGGCGTTCGAGCGTGCGGCCACCGAGGACCACCCGACGGATCACTAG
- a CDS encoding alpha/beta hydrolase-fold protein encodes MFTTFSRRTLILVSSSLVVALAGTLAAFRVTESHTGELPPAAAPATAADTDAQSIGPALNSRPGEVAVCTEPGEDEILTVPDPGAPDDGRPIWVRRPPGPDSADLPVLYLLHGSTGTHRSIMEADAGPLLDEEMCRSGVEFVIAAPFGQEIGGADTEWGDAVDGSFQIETFVTQKAIEAVEGDHRRPRSLRAIGGFSMGGYGAAAIPLRHPELYSQAISWAGYFRVDDPSGTFGDDPATVAADHAPDRLLDDPDVHDIRFMLIEGTDDRTPLQEGSIHGEARRFERLLEERDMTVRTSFPEGDHDFDTWTGTFPEAVDFLVEQWAAPDRT; translated from the coding sequence GTGTTCACGACCTTCTCCCGCAGGACCCTGATCCTGGTGTCGTCGTCGCTCGTCGTCGCGCTCGCGGGCACCCTCGCCGCGTTCCGGGTCACCGAGTCGCACACCGGTGAGCTGCCCCCGGCGGCCGCACCCGCCACCGCGGCCGACACCGACGCGCAGAGCATCGGCCCGGCCCTCAACTCCCGACCCGGCGAGGTCGCCGTCTGCACCGAACCCGGCGAGGACGAGATCCTCACCGTCCCCGACCCCGGCGCCCCCGACGACGGACGGCCCATCTGGGTCCGCCGCCCACCCGGACCGGACAGCGCCGACCTGCCCGTCCTCTACCTGCTGCACGGGTCCACCGGCACGCACCGGTCCATCATGGAGGCCGACGCCGGGCCGCTGCTCGACGAGGAGATGTGCCGCAGCGGCGTGGAGTTCGTCATCGCCGCGCCCTTCGGTCAGGAGATCGGCGGCGCCGACACCGAGTGGGGCGACGCCGTCGACGGCAGCTTCCAGATCGAGACGTTCGTGACGCAGAAGGCGATCGAGGCCGTCGAGGGCGACCACCGCCGCCCCCGCTCACTGCGCGCGATCGGCGGCTTCTCCATGGGCGGCTACGGGGCGGCGGCCATCCCCCTGCGCCACCCCGAGCTCTACTCCCAGGCCATCAGCTGGGCCGGATACTTCCGGGTCGACGACCCGAGCGGCACGTTCGGCGACGATCCCGCGACCGTCGCGGCCGACCACGCCCCCGACCGGCTGCTCGACGACCCCGACGTCCACGACATCCGCTTCATGCTCATCGAGGGCACCGACGACCGCACCCCGCTACAGGAGGGCAGCATCCACGGCGAGGCGCGCCGCTTCGAGCGACTGCTCGAAGAGCGCGACATGACCGTGCGCACCTCCTTCCCCGAGGGCGACCACGACTTCGACACCTGGACCGGGACCTTCCCCGAAGCCGTCGACTTCCTCGTCGAACAGTGGGCAGCCCCGGACCGGACGTAA
- the mshA gene encoding D-inositol-3-phosphate glycosyltransferase produces MAPAEPEYGEPVLPRRVATVSLHTSPLEQPGTGDAGGMNVYVVEVAKRLAERGVAVDVFTRATRPDQPPEVEMAPGVTVRHVPAGPFGALDKQALAHYLCPFIFGVLRTEARNAPGHYDLVHGHYWLSGRAGLAAAHRWGVPMVQSMHTLARVKNLALARGDTPEPEARVRGEDHLVRQADHLVANTADEAAQLAAHYGADPARISTVAPGVDLDMFTPGPRAEALRRIGLSPDTELLLFVGRVQRLKAPDVLLRAAAELLLRDPALRDRLVVAVVGGQSGADVAEPRRLAELARSLGIADVVRMEPPRSRAALADYYRAATATVVPSHSESFGLVAVESEACGTPVVAARVGGLPTAVRDGVSGVLVDGHDPADYARVLHRLIAERPWRDALGAAGVGHAATLSWSATVDGLLDVYRGTLVTERLPVAACQ; encoded by the coding sequence GTGGCACCCGCGGAACCCGAGTACGGGGAGCCTGTGCTGCCCCGCCGGGTCGCGACCGTCAGCCTGCACACCTCCCCGCTCGAACAGCCCGGCACCGGCGACGCCGGCGGCATGAACGTCTACGTCGTCGAGGTCGCCAAGCGGCTCGCCGAGCGCGGCGTCGCCGTCGACGTCTTCACCCGCGCCACCCGCCCCGACCAGCCGCCCGAGGTCGAGATGGCGCCCGGGGTCACCGTCCGGCACGTCCCCGCAGGGCCGTTCGGCGCACTGGACAAGCAGGCGCTGGCCCACTACCTGTGCCCGTTCATCTTCGGCGTCCTGCGCACCGAGGCCCGCAACGCGCCGGGCCACTACGACCTCGTCCACGGCCACTACTGGTTGTCCGGCCGCGCCGGGCTCGCCGCCGCGCACCGCTGGGGCGTGCCCATGGTGCAGTCGATGCACACGCTGGCCCGCGTCAAGAACCTCGCGCTGGCCCGGGGCGACACCCCCGAGCCCGAGGCGCGGGTGCGCGGCGAGGACCACCTCGTCCGGCAGGCCGACCACCTGGTGGCCAACACCGCCGACGAAGCCGCCCAGCTCGCCGCCCACTACGGCGCCGACCCGGCCCGGATCAGCACCGTGGCGCCCGGAGTCGACCTGGACATGTTCACCCCCGGCCCGCGCGCCGAAGCGCTGCGCCGCATCGGCCTCTCGCCCGACACCGAACTGCTGCTGTTCGTCGGCCGCGTGCAGCGGCTCAAGGCGCCCGATGTGCTGCTGCGCGCCGCCGCGGAGCTGCTGCTGCGCGACCCCGCCCTGCGCGACCGGCTCGTGGTCGCGGTCGTCGGCGGCCAGTCCGGCGCCGATGTCGCCGAGCCGCGCCGCCTCGCCGAGCTCGCCCGGTCACTGGGGATCGCCGACGTGGTGCGGATGGAGCCGCCGCGCTCGCGTGCGGCGCTGGCCGACTACTACCGAGCGGCCACCGCGACCGTGGTCCCGTCGCACTCGGAGTCCTTCGGCCTGGTCGCCGTCGAGTCCGAGGCGTGCGGTACCCCCGTCGTCGCGGCGCGGGTGGGCGGCCTGCCCACGGCAGTGCGCGACGGCGTGTCCGGCGTGCTCGTCGACGGTCACGATCCCGCCGACTACGCGCGGGTGCTGCACCGCTTGATCGCCGAACGGCCGTGGCGCGACGCCCTGGGCGCCGCCGGGGTGGGCCACGCCGCTACGCTGAGCTGGTCGGCGACGGTGGACGGGCTGCTGGACGTCTACCGTGGGACGCTGGTCACCGAGCGGCTTCCGGTCGCGGCCTGCCAGTAG
- a CDS encoding YbjN domain-containing protein has protein sequence MPTQEQADAIAAIETAVKEADLDAERPRPEAFLVALPGLRKLKTLVWLHVGAHSLLVKTFFCRRPDENEGVFYRWLAQLNADMYGMAFSADEHGDVYISGRIPLSAVTPHEVDRLLGCVLTYSDENFNAALERGFASAIRKEWAWRESSGYSLRNLEAFRHLIESPGPG, from the coding sequence ATGCCGACGCAGGAGCAGGCCGACGCCATCGCCGCGATCGAGACCGCCGTCAAGGAGGCGGACCTCGACGCGGAGCGCCCGCGCCCCGAGGCGTTCCTGGTCGCCCTCCCCGGTCTGCGCAAGCTCAAGACGCTGGTCTGGCTCCACGTCGGGGCGCACAGCCTGCTGGTGAAGACGTTCTTCTGCCGCCGCCCGGACGAGAACGAGGGCGTGTTCTACCGCTGGCTGGCCCAGCTGAACGCGGACATGTACGGGATGGCGTTCTCCGCCGACGAGCACGGCGACGTCTACATCTCCGGCCGGATCCCGCTGTCCGCGGTCACCCCGCACGAGGTGGACCGGCTGCTGGGCTGCGTGCTGACCTACTCGGACGAGAACTTCAACGCCGCCCTGGAGCGCGGGTTCGCCTCGGCCATCCGCAAGGAGTGGGCCTGGCGCGAGAGCAGCGGGTACAGCCTGCGCAACCTGGAGGCGTTCCGGCATCTGATCGAGAGCCCCGGCCCCGGCTGA
- a CDS encoding phosphoglyceromutase, with protein sequence MGTLVLLRHGESVWNAEGLFTGWVDVDLSATGEEEARRGGKLLREADLRPDIVHTSLLKRAIRTASLALEEADLHWLPVRRTWRLNERHYGALQGKDKAQTREEYGDEQFMVWRRSYDTPPPPIADGDTYSQAGDRRYAQLPEELMPRTECLADVVDRMLPYWYDEIVPDLAAGRTVLVAAHGNSLRALVKHLDGIDDATISGLNIPTGIPLVYELNDDFTPRKSGGEYLDPEAAKAAIEAVKNQGKK encoded by the coding sequence ATGGGGACTCTGGTTCTGCTTCGACACGGCGAAAGTGTCTGGAACGCCGAAGGACTGTTCACCGGCTGGGTGGACGTCGATCTTTCCGCCACGGGCGAGGAGGAGGCGCGCAGGGGCGGCAAGCTGCTGCGTGAGGCCGACCTCCGCCCCGACATCGTGCACACGTCGCTGCTCAAGCGCGCGATCCGCACCGCCAGCCTCGCCCTGGAGGAGGCCGACCTGCACTGGCTTCCGGTGCGGCGGACCTGGCGGCTGAACGAGCGCCACTACGGCGCGCTGCAGGGCAAGGACAAGGCCCAGACGCGCGAGGAGTACGGCGACGAGCAGTTCATGGTCTGGCGCCGCTCCTATGACACGCCCCCGCCGCCGATCGCCGACGGCGACACCTACTCCCAGGCCGGCGACCGCCGCTACGCCCAGCTCCCCGAGGAGCTGATGCCGCGCACGGAGTGCCTGGCCGACGTGGTCGACCGGATGCTGCCGTACTGGTACGACGAGATCGTGCCGGACCTGGCCGCGGGGCGCACCGTCCTGGTGGCGGCGCACGGCAACTCGCTGCGCGCGCTGGTCAAGCACCTGGACGGGATCGACGACGCGACCATCTCCGGGCTGAACATCCCGACGGGCATCCCGCTGGTCTACGAGCTCAACGACGACTTCACCCCGCGCAAGAGCGGCGGCGAGTACCTCGACCCCGAGGCCGCCAAGGCCGCGATCGAGGCCGTGAAGAACCAGGGCAAGAAGTAG
- a CDS encoding DsrE family protein: MSRSLVIKATSGEDAPERCNQAFTVAAAAVASGVDVSLWLTGEASWFAVPGRAAAFSLPHSPPLADLLAGVLAGGRVTVCTQCAARRDLTGDDLIAGVRIAGAPTFVEEATDDGVQALVY; this comes from the coding sequence ATGAGTCGCTCATTGGTGATCAAGGCCACGTCCGGTGAGGATGCCCCGGAGCGGTGCAATCAGGCGTTCACGGTCGCGGCCGCGGCGGTGGCCAGCGGTGTCGACGTGTCGCTCTGGCTCACCGGTGAAGCCTCCTGGTTCGCCGTCCCCGGCCGTGCGGCGGCCTTCTCACTGCCGCACTCCCCGCCACTGGCCGACCTGCTGGCGGGGGTGCTGGCCGGTGGCCGGGTCACCGTCTGCACCCAGTGCGCCGCCCGTCGCGACCTCACCGGGGACGACCTGATCGCCGGCGTCCGCATCGCCGGAGCCCCCACCTTCGTCGAAGAGGCGACCGACGACGGCGTCCAGGCCCTCGTCTACTGA
- a CDS encoding GIDE domain-containing protein, translated as MLLAIGVVLLIGAAILAPLAFRAVRRWSLQRGIAEARPRALATCAGRLVTVSGTAVPGPGGVIESGLASAECVWHGHEVLRHYWALTRNAETTERDRERASDSIADYGSTELFGIVGPGSSGEDRPVLIDPEDAALSGAHMCLQRVVGRPQPGVPAPADDLLPRVKSRISGLFRGETIEFEYREWVLRPGDPIVVHGRLEIRDGRPVITAPLDGRLRIEQGTDRPEAPSAHRATDALLLSGSAVVTACTGVLLVLAGA; from the coding sequence GTGTTGCTGGCGATCGGGGTAGTGCTGCTGATCGGCGCCGCGATCCTGGCACCCCTGGCCTTCCGGGCGGTGCGCAGGTGGTCGCTGCAGCGCGGCATCGCCGAGGCGCGCCCGCGTGCGCTGGCCACGTGTGCCGGTCGGCTGGTCACCGTCTCCGGCACCGCCGTACCCGGCCCCGGCGGCGTCATCGAGTCGGGCCTGGCCAGTGCGGAGTGCGTCTGGCACGGCCACGAGGTGCTCCGCCACTACTGGGCGCTGACCCGCAACGCCGAGACCACCGAGCGCGACCGCGAGCGCGCCTCCGACTCCATCGCCGACTACGGTTCCACCGAGCTGTTCGGGATCGTCGGCCCGGGGAGCAGTGGTGAGGATCGGCCGGTCCTGATCGACCCCGAGGACGCCGCGCTGTCCGGAGCCCACATGTGCCTGCAGCGCGTCGTCGGGCGCCCGCAACCGGGTGTCCCGGCCCCCGCCGACGACCTGCTGCCGCGGGTCAAGAGCCGGATCTCCGGGCTGTTCCGCGGCGAGACCATCGAGTTCGAGTACCGCGAGTGGGTGCTGCGCCCCGGCGACCCGATCGTCGTGCACGGCCGCCTGGAGATCCGCGACGGCCGCCCGGTGATCACCGCCCCGCTCGACGGCCGCCTCCGCATCGAACAGGGCACCGACCGCCCCGAAGCCCCCTCCGCCCACCGTGCCACCGACGCCCTGCTGCTCAGTGGCAGCGCCGTCGTCACCGCCTGCACCGGTGTGCTCCTGGTCCTGGCCGGAGCCTGA
- a CDS encoding nitrobindin family protein codes for MQSEVHPDLEKLSFLIGRWEGVGVAGYPGMDEFQFGQEIEFTHDGEPYLNYRSRVWRIKEDGSLGDFVTSESGFWRIRPSDAEQGGEPSPGTPAIHLEVLISHPEGYTEVYLGNIFANRVEMSTDAVLRTETGKHVTAGHRLYGLFGDNRETLGYAWDVAASGHDLRSYMSAQLKQAAT; via the coding sequence ATGCAGTCTGAGGTGCACCCCGATCTTGAGAAGCTGTCGTTCCTGATCGGTCGCTGGGAAGGTGTCGGCGTCGCCGGCTACCCGGGCATGGACGAGTTCCAGTTCGGCCAGGAGATCGAGTTCACGCACGACGGAGAGCCGTACCTGAACTACCGCAGCCGCGTATGGCGGATCAAGGAGGACGGCTCGCTCGGCGACTTCGTGACCTCCGAGTCCGGCTTCTGGCGGATCCGGCCCTCGGACGCGGAGCAGGGCGGAGAGCCGTCCCCCGGCACTCCGGCGATCCATCTGGAGGTGCTCATCTCGCACCCCGAGGGCTACACCGAGGTCTACCTCGGCAACATCTTCGCCAACCGCGTGGAGATGTCCACCGACGCGGTGCTGCGCACCGAGACGGGCAAGCACGTCACGGCCGGGCACCGGCTCTACGGCCTGTTCGGGGACAACCGCGAGACGCTGGGCTACGCGTGGGACGTGGCCGCGAGCGGCCACGACCTGCGCTCCTACATGTCGGCACAGCTGAAGCAGGCCGCGACGTAG
- a CDS encoding Fur family transcriptional regulator has translation MSHPTWREELRARGYRVTPQRQLVLEAVRELEHATPDAICTEVQKTAAGLNLSTVYRTLDVLEKVGLITHTHLGPGAPAYHLAEEADHLHVVCRDCGEVTDTALDFADSLVERLRRDIGFEADARHLTVVGRCRGCRSPAVDSETERGRLSGADIGADTA, from the coding sequence ATGTCGCACCCAACCTGGCGCGAAGAGCTGCGTGCCCGCGGCTACCGCGTGACCCCGCAGCGGCAGCTGGTGCTCGAAGCCGTCCGGGAACTGGAACACGCCACCCCCGACGCCATCTGCACCGAAGTGCAGAAGACCGCGGCCGGGCTCAACCTCTCCACCGTCTACCGGACCCTCGACGTGCTGGAGAAGGTCGGGTTGATCACACACACCCACCTCGGACCGGGCGCCCCCGCCTACCACCTCGCCGAGGAGGCCGACCACCTACACGTGGTGTGCCGGGACTGCGGCGAGGTCACCGACACCGCCCTCGACTTCGCCGACTCGCTGGTGGAACGGCTGCGCCGGGACATCGGCTTCGAGGCCGACGCCCGCCACCTCACCGTGGTCGGGCGCTGCCGCGGGTGCCGCTCACCCGCCGTCGACTCGGAGACGGAGCGGGGCAGGCTGAGCGGCGCGGACATCGGCGCCGACACGGCATAG
- the ygfZ gene encoding CAF17-like 4Fe-4S cluster assembly/insertion protein YgfZ — MTSPLLTRAGAVAAESPDADVAAHYGEPAQEGRALDGSAGWIDRSNRGVVRVTGPDRLSWLHSLTSQYLDGIAPGTATEALVLDTKGHIRFHLSVLDDGTAVWAHTEPGAAADLAAFLDSMRFMLRVEVEDLSPDRRVLTLAGPDLEKALAAAADRLGDDAPVRHTGDEADLFLPADSLAPVADALTAAGVRPVGMWAYEARRIAGHRPRLGLDTDHRSIPHEMNWIGSAVHLEKGCYPGQETVARVHNLGRPPRRLVLLHLDGTAERLPARGAPVELDGRAVGTAGSSARHHELGPIALGLLKRNVPVDADFTVDGIAAAQEVIVSPDTGANARISLRRRPA; from the coding sequence ATGACTTCGCCGCTGTTGACGCGCGCCGGGGCCGTCGCCGCAGAGTCCCCCGACGCCGACGTCGCCGCACACTATGGGGAGCCCGCCCAGGAGGGCCGGGCGCTCGACGGGTCCGCCGGATGGATCGACCGCTCCAACCGCGGTGTCGTCCGGGTGACCGGCCCCGACCGCCTGAGCTGGCTGCACAGCCTCACCAGCCAGTACCTGGACGGCATCGCGCCGGGCACCGCCACCGAGGCCCTGGTTCTGGACACCAAGGGGCACATCCGGTTCCACCTGTCGGTTCTCGACGACGGCACGGCCGTGTGGGCGCACACCGAGCCGGGTGCCGCGGCCGACCTGGCCGCGTTCCTCGACTCCATGCGGTTCATGCTGCGCGTGGAAGTGGAGGACCTCTCCCCCGACCGCCGGGTGCTCACCCTGGCCGGCCCCGACCTGGAGAAGGCGCTGGCGGCCGCCGCCGACCGGCTGGGCGACGACGCCCCGGTGCGGCATACAGGGGACGAGGCCGACCTGTTCCTGCCGGCCGACTCGCTCGCCCCTGTGGCCGACGCGCTGACCGCCGCCGGAGTCCGCCCGGTGGGGATGTGGGCCTACGAGGCGCGGCGCATCGCCGGGCACCGCCCCCGGCTCGGGCTGGACACCGACCATCGCAGCATCCCGCACGAGATGAACTGGATCGGCAGCGCCGTCCACCTGGAGAAGGGCTGCTACCCGGGTCAGGAGACCGTCGCCCGGGTGCACAATCTGGGCCGCCCACCGCGCCGCCTGGTGCTGCTGCACCTGGACGGCACCGCCGAGCGCCTGCCCGCGCGGGGGGCACCTGTCGAGCTCGACGGCCGCGCCGTGGGCACCGCGGGTTCCTCCGCCCGGCACCACGAGCTCGGGCCGATCGCGCTCGGGCTGCTGAAGCGCAACGTCCCGGTCGATGCCGACTTCACCGTTGACGGCATCGCCGCCGCCCAGGAGGTCATCGTCTCCCCGGACACCGGCGCCAACGCCCGGATCAGCCTCAGGCGGCGCCCCGCGTGA